A window of the Trichoderma asperellum chromosome 6, complete sequence genome harbors these coding sequences:
- a CDS encoding uncharacterized protein (TransMembrane:1 (n3-14c19/20o390-408i)~CAZy:GH17~SECRETED:SignalP(1-19)) has protein sequence MKLTSTIAAGAALAAGVSAGQNNYLGFNSGATLPDESAKFEADFLAEFTTAQKLAGAPGTFNAVRLYTNIQAYSTNTPIQAFSAAIKTKTKILLGVWASGTSNINNELAALSAAVKQYGSDFTDLVIGISIGSEDLYRDSATGRTNKAGVGNGPDEILSFINAYKKEFANTALSSVPVGHVDTWDAWVNSTNKEVLDAVDWIGVDEYPFYETGKGNKIENAGKLFNQAYQTTLGVANGKPVWVTETGWPLTGPSWDEAVPSVDNAKSYWDQVGCGMLFNKVPTFWYNLRDSNPANQVKFGINQKLNGTPSFNLTCPAESESSSSITKPTATGKGSTPSTLVTAPSQTGQSGSNNAGSAKGADSSSDSSASKTSSSPASTSSHSAGSINKVSGAAFAGVALVAGVFATLF, from the coding sequence ATGAAGTTGACTTCGACCATTGCGGCGGGTGCTGCCCTTGCGGCCGGTGTTTCTGCTGGACAGAACAACTACCTGGGCTTCAACTCTGGCGCCACCCTGCCCGACGAGTCCGCCAAGTTCGAGGCCGACTTCCTGGCCGAGTTCACCACGGCCCAGAAGCTTGCTGGCGCTCCCGGCACCTTCAACGCCGTCCGTCTCTACACCAACATCCAAGCCTACTCCACAAACACCCCCATCCAGGCCTTCTCGGCTGCcatcaagaccaagaccaagattCTCCTCGGTGTCTGGGCCTCTGGCACCTCCAACATCAACAACGAGCTTGCCGCCCTGAGCGCTGCCGTCAAGCAGTACGGCTCCGACTTCACCGACCTCGTCATTGGCATCTCCATCGGCAGCGAGGACCTGTACCGTGACTCGGCCACTGGACGAACCAACAAGGCCGGTGTCGGCAATGGCCCCGATGAGAttctcagcttcatcaacGCCTACAAGAAGGAGTTTGCCAACACTGCTCTCTCCAGCGTCCCCGTTGGACACGTCGACACCTGGGATGCTTGGGTTAACAGCACCAACAAGGAGGTTCTCGACGCCGTCGACTGGATCGGTGTTGACGAGTACCCCTTCTACGAGACCGGCAAGGGCAACAAGATTGAGAATGCCGGCAAGCTCTTCAACCAGGCTTACCAGACCACCCTCGGCGTTGCCAACGGCAAGCCTGTCTGGGTGACCGAGACCGGCTGGCCCCTTACCGGCCCCAGCTGGGACGAGGCTGTCCCTAGTGTCGACAACGCCAAGTCCTACTGGGACCAGGTTGGCTGCGGCATGCTGTTCAACAAGGTTCCCACCTTCTGGTACAACCTGCGTGACTCCAACCCTGCCAACCAGGTCAAGTTTGGCATCAACCAGAAGCTGAATGGCACTCCCTCATTCAACCTGACCTGCCCTGCCGAGTCTGAGTCTAGCTCTTCCATCACCAAGCCCACCGCTACCGGAAAGGGCTCTACCCCCTCGACCCTCGTCACTGCTCCTTCGCAGACTGGCCAGTCTGGCTCAAACAACGCTGGAAGCGCCAAGGGTGCTGACTCCAGCTCTGACAGCTCTGCCTCCAAGACCTCCTCCAGCCCtgcctccacctcctcccACAGCGCTGGTTCTATCAACAAAGTCTCCGGCGCTGCCTTTGCCGGTGTAGCTCTCGTTGCTGGTGTCTTTGCTACCCTTTTCTAA